A genomic stretch from Hemibagrus wyckioides isolate EC202008001 linkage group LG20, SWU_Hwy_1.0, whole genome shotgun sequence includes:
- the dusp28 gene encoding dual specificity phosphatase 28 has translation MLQLCKVTDSLFISNARSACSDELLQKEAVTLCINVSKQQPCPPGRVSTLRVPVYDDPNEDLHAHFDRCADVILSEAARGGRTVIYCKNGRSRSATICIAYLMKHQNLSLTEAHEMVKSARLVVEPNPGFWAQLERYEQELKIRRFSKKNYIKAIRFANQ, from the exons ATGCTGCAGTTGTGTAAGGTTACAGACTCGCTCTTCATCAGCAATGCTCGCTCAGCCTGCAGTGATGAGCTCCTCCAGAAGGAGGCAGTGACCCTCTGCATTAACGTGTCCAAGCAGCAGCCCTGTCCTCCAGGCCGGGTCAGCACTCTGCGCGTGCCCGTTTACGACGACCCCAACGAGGACCTGCACGCGCACTTCGACCGCTGTGCTGATGTCATTCTCAGTGAAGCTGCGCGCGGCGGCCGCACCGTCATCTACTGCAAAAATGGCCGCAGTCGCTCGGCTACGATATGTATCGCCTACCTCATGAAGCACCAGAACTTGTCCTTAACCGAGGCGCATGAG ATGGTGAAAAGTGCTCGTTTAGTGGTGGAACCAAACCCAGGCTTTTGGGCTCAGCTGGAGAGATACGAGCAGGAGCTGAAGATCAGGAG gttttcaaaaaaaaattacattaaagcTATCCGCTTTGCAAATCAATAA
- the LOC131371224 gene encoding vitamin K-dependent protein C-like isoform X1 yields MTMARTHFICFSLIYLWASSAVCTSVFYSSSQAHMLLRSRRANSILEELKAPSLERECMEERCDFEEAKEIYKTKEATLWFWTIYEDSKNKNCTVDNGGCDHNCHLRKDKTGRYCSCINGYSLHDDFKQCLPKNQQSCGQILIAKSSYKTKPTEGLQPWLVGGEIGKRGESPWQALILNSRGKFHCGGVLIDELWVLTAAHCLEGFNRFAVRLGDYRRFEFEGSEVTLRVVKTVPHPKYNNVKADNDIALLKLESPVTFGIYIVPACLPSQDLAERVLHLNGTMAVVTGWGTDKEGTAPYSSDLKHINVPLIEQSECANHMVNNLTTNVLCAGSIGSIKDACSGDSGGPMMTLYRNTWFLIGLVSWGEGCGHVDKLGIYTKVSNYLEWINSVKKEP; encoded by the exons A TGACCATGGCGAGGACGCATTTTATCTGCTTTTCGCTGATTTATCTCTGGGCTTCTTCTGCTGTATGTACGTCAG TTTTTTACAGCAGTTCTCAGGCTCACATGCTCCTGCGCTCCAGAAGAGCCAATTCCATTCTGGAGGAACTCAAGGCTCCGTCGTTGGAGCGAGAGTGTATGGAGGAGCGGTGTGACTTCGAAGAGGCAAAGGAGATCTACAAGACCAAGGAGGCTACG TTATGGTTCTGGACCATTTATGAAG ACAGCAAAAATAAGAACTGCACAGTGGACAACGGGGGCTGCGATCACAACTGCCACCTGAGGAAAGACAAAACCGGACGCTACTGCAGCTGTATTAACGGATACTCGCTCCATGACGATTTCAAACAGTGCCTTCCAAAAA ATCAGCAGTCTTGTGGACAGATTCTGATCGCTAAGTCGTCCTACAAAACAAAGCCCACTGAAGGTCTGCAACCTTGGCTGGTCGGTGGTGAGATTGGAAAAAGGGGAGAGAGTCCATGGCAG GCTCTTATCTTGAATTCCAGAGGAAAATTTCACTGCGGCGGCGTCCTGATCGACGAACTCTGGGTTCTCACTGCTGCTCACTGTCTCGAGGGATTCAACCGCTTCGCCGTCAGACTGG GTGACTACAGACGTTTTGAGTTCGAAGGATCCGAGGTCACCCTCCGTGTGGTGAAAACCGTCCCCCATCCAAAATACAATAACGTGAAGGCGGATAACGACATCGCTCTGCTGAAATTGGAGTCTCCTGTAACGTTCGGCATTTACATCGTCCCCGCGTGTCTGCCGAGTCAAGACCTGGCCGAGCGCGTGCTCCACCTCAACGGCACCATGGCGGTGGTGACAGGCTGGGGCACGGATAAAGAAGGGACGGCACCGTACAGCTCGGATCTCAAACATATCAACGTGCCGCTGATTGAGCAATCCGAGTGCGCGAACCACATGGTCAACAACCTGACGACGAACGTTCTGTGTGCCGGCAGCATTGGGAGCATCAAGGACGCGTGCAGCGGCGACAGCGGCGGCCCCATGATGACGCTCTACCGCAACACCTGGTTTCTCATTGGCCTCGTATCCTGGGGAGAGGGCTGTGGCCATGTGGACAAACTGGGCATCTATACGAAAGTCTCTAATTATCTGGAGTGGATCAATAGCGTGAAGAAGGAGCCGTGA
- the LOC131371224 gene encoding vitamin K-dependent protein C-like isoform X2 — translation MARTHFICFSLIYLWASSAVCTSVFYSSSQAHMLLRSRRANSILEELKAPSLERECMEERCDFEEAKEIYKTKEATLWFWTIYEDSKNKNCTVDNGGCDHNCHLRKDKTGRYCSCINGYSLHDDFKQCLPKNQQSCGQILIAKSSYKTKPTEGLQPWLVGGEIGKRGESPWQALILNSRGKFHCGGVLIDELWVLTAAHCLEGFNRFAVRLGDYRRFEFEGSEVTLRVVKTVPHPKYNNVKADNDIALLKLESPVTFGIYIVPACLPSQDLAERVLHLNGTMAVVTGWGTDKEGTAPYSSDLKHINVPLIEQSECANHMVNNLTTNVLCAGSIGSIKDACSGDSGGPMMTLYRNTWFLIGLVSWGEGCGHVDKLGIYTKVSNYLEWINSVKKEP, via the exons ATGGCGAGGACGCATTTTATCTGCTTTTCGCTGATTTATCTCTGGGCTTCTTCTGCTGTATGTACGTCAG TTTTTTACAGCAGTTCTCAGGCTCACATGCTCCTGCGCTCCAGAAGAGCCAATTCCATTCTGGAGGAACTCAAGGCTCCGTCGTTGGAGCGAGAGTGTATGGAGGAGCGGTGTGACTTCGAAGAGGCAAAGGAGATCTACAAGACCAAGGAGGCTACG TTATGGTTCTGGACCATTTATGAAG ACAGCAAAAATAAGAACTGCACAGTGGACAACGGGGGCTGCGATCACAACTGCCACCTGAGGAAAGACAAAACCGGACGCTACTGCAGCTGTATTAACGGATACTCGCTCCATGACGATTTCAAACAGTGCCTTCCAAAAA ATCAGCAGTCTTGTGGACAGATTCTGATCGCTAAGTCGTCCTACAAAACAAAGCCCACTGAAGGTCTGCAACCTTGGCTGGTCGGTGGTGAGATTGGAAAAAGGGGAGAGAGTCCATGGCAG GCTCTTATCTTGAATTCCAGAGGAAAATTTCACTGCGGCGGCGTCCTGATCGACGAACTCTGGGTTCTCACTGCTGCTCACTGTCTCGAGGGATTCAACCGCTTCGCCGTCAGACTGG GTGACTACAGACGTTTTGAGTTCGAAGGATCCGAGGTCACCCTCCGTGTGGTGAAAACCGTCCCCCATCCAAAATACAATAACGTGAAGGCGGATAACGACATCGCTCTGCTGAAATTGGAGTCTCCTGTAACGTTCGGCATTTACATCGTCCCCGCGTGTCTGCCGAGTCAAGACCTGGCCGAGCGCGTGCTCCACCTCAACGGCACCATGGCGGTGGTGACAGGCTGGGGCACGGATAAAGAAGGGACGGCACCGTACAGCTCGGATCTCAAACATATCAACGTGCCGCTGATTGAGCAATCCGAGTGCGCGAACCACATGGTCAACAACCTGACGACGAACGTTCTGTGTGCCGGCAGCATTGGGAGCATCAAGGACGCGTGCAGCGGCGACAGCGGCGGCCCCATGATGACGCTCTACCGCAACACCTGGTTTCTCATTGGCCTCGTATCCTGGGGAGAGGGCTGTGGCCATGTGGACAAACTGGGCATCTATACGAAAGTCTCTAATTATCTGGAGTGGATCAATAGCGTGAAGAAGGAGCCGTGA
- the LOC131371223 gene encoding vitamin K-dependent protein C-like isoform X1, translating into MICDHGEDAFPLLCDDLPLGFTRWLYVRNESVFHSPPKAHMLLRSKRANSFLEEIKPASLERECIEERCDFEEAREIYQTREATLKFWTIYTDGNQCIPNACENGVCVDQFQKYICSCNLGFEGKRCHIVSSHTNCSLENGGCDHNCHEMKDKTGRYCSCIDGYTLHEDSKQCLPKNEQSCGQILIAKSSYSSKPFVGLQPWIMGGEVGKRGESPWQALILNANGHFHCGGVLLDEVWVLTAAHCLEGYTLFAVRLGDYRRLEFEGSEVTLRVVKIVPHPKYNRATMDNDIALLRLKMPITFGTYIVPACLPSQDLAERVLHLNGTMTVVTGWGKEKDAPYSSDLKHIKVPLMEQSVCAQYMFNNLTENVLCAGSIGSTEDACKGDSGGPMMTLYRNTWFLIGLVSWGEGCGRTDKLGIYTKVSNYLEWIDSVMKER; encoded by the exons AAACGAATCAGTTTTTCACAGCCCTCCGAAAGCCCACATGCTCCTGCGCTCCAAACGAGCCAACAGCTTTCTGGAAGAAATCAAGCCTGCATCTTTGGAGCGAGAGTGTATAGAGGAGCGCTGTGACTTCGAGGAAGCTAGAGAGATCTACCAGACCAGAGAGGCCACG TTAAAGTTCTGGACGATATATACAG ACGGGAACCAGTGCATCCCGAATGCCTGCGAGAACGGGGTTTGTGTGGATCAGTTCCAGAAGTACATTTGCTCCTGTAACCTCGGTTTTGAAGGAAAACGCTGTCACATAG TTAGCTCACACACCAACTGCTCGCTGGAAAACGGAGGCTGTGACCACAACTGCCACGAGATGAAAGACAAAACCGGACGCTACTGCAGCTGTATTGACGGATACACGCTCCATGAAGACTCCAAACAGTGCCTTCCAAAAA ATGAGCAATCATGCGGTCAGATTCTGATCGCTAAATCGTCCTACAGTTCGAAGCCTTTTGTGGGTCTACAACCTTGGATCATGGGTGGTGAAGTtggaaaaagaggagagagtCCTTGGCAG GCTCTAATCTTGAACGCCAATGGACATTTTCACTGCGGCGGCGTCTTGCTTGATGAAGTCTGGGTTCTTACGGCGGCTCACTGTCTCGAGGGATACACCCTCTTCGCTGTCCGACTGG GTGACTACAGACGTTTAGAGTTCGAAGGATCCGAGGTCACTCTTCGTGTGGTGAAAATCGTCCCCCATCCAAAATACAACAGAGCGACAATGGACAACGACATCGCTCTGCTGCGCTTGAAGATGCCCATAACGTTCGGCACGTACATCGTCCCCGCGTGTCTGCCGAGTCAAGACCTGGCCGAGCGCGTGCTCCACCTTAACGGCACCATGACGGTGGTGACTGGCTGGGGCAAAGAAAAAGATGCGCCGTACAGCTCGGATCTCAAACACATCAAGGTGCCACTGATGGAGCAATCCGTGTGCGCGCAATACATGTTCAACAATCTGACGGAGAACGTTCTGTGCGCCGGCAGCATCGGGAGCACTGAGGATGCGTGCAAGGGTGACAGCGGCGGTCCCATGATGACGCTGTACCGCAACACCTGGTTCCTCATCGGCCTTGTATCCTGGGGAGAGGGCTGTGGCCGAACGGACAAACTGGGCATCTATACCAAAGTCTCTAATTATCTGGAATGGATCGATAGTGTGATGAAGGAGCGTTGA
- the LOC131371223 gene encoding vitamin K-dependent protein C-like isoform X2, giving the protein MARTLFLCFVMIFLWASPAGCMSVFHSPPKAHMLLRSKRANSFLEEIKPASLERECIEERCDFEEAREIYQTREATLKFWTIYTDGNQCIPNACENGVCVDQFQKYICSCNLGFEGKRCHIVSSHTNCSLENGGCDHNCHEMKDKTGRYCSCIDGYTLHEDSKQCLPKNEQSCGQILIAKSSYSSKPFVGLQPWIMGGEVGKRGESPWQALILNANGHFHCGGVLLDEVWVLTAAHCLEGYTLFAVRLGDYRRLEFEGSEVTLRVVKIVPHPKYNRATMDNDIALLRLKMPITFGTYIVPACLPSQDLAERVLHLNGTMTVVTGWGKEKDAPYSSDLKHIKVPLMEQSVCAQYMFNNLTENVLCAGSIGSTEDACKGDSGGPMMTLYRNTWFLIGLVSWGEGCGRTDKLGIYTKVSNYLEWIDSVMKER; this is encoded by the exons TTTTTCACAGCCCTCCGAAAGCCCACATGCTCCTGCGCTCCAAACGAGCCAACAGCTTTCTGGAAGAAATCAAGCCTGCATCTTTGGAGCGAGAGTGTATAGAGGAGCGCTGTGACTTCGAGGAAGCTAGAGAGATCTACCAGACCAGAGAGGCCACG TTAAAGTTCTGGACGATATATACAG ACGGGAACCAGTGCATCCCGAATGCCTGCGAGAACGGGGTTTGTGTGGATCAGTTCCAGAAGTACATTTGCTCCTGTAACCTCGGTTTTGAAGGAAAACGCTGTCACATAG TTAGCTCACACACCAACTGCTCGCTGGAAAACGGAGGCTGTGACCACAACTGCCACGAGATGAAAGACAAAACCGGACGCTACTGCAGCTGTATTGACGGATACACGCTCCATGAAGACTCCAAACAGTGCCTTCCAAAAA ATGAGCAATCATGCGGTCAGATTCTGATCGCTAAATCGTCCTACAGTTCGAAGCCTTTTGTGGGTCTACAACCTTGGATCATGGGTGGTGAAGTtggaaaaagaggagagagtCCTTGGCAG GCTCTAATCTTGAACGCCAATGGACATTTTCACTGCGGCGGCGTCTTGCTTGATGAAGTCTGGGTTCTTACGGCGGCTCACTGTCTCGAGGGATACACCCTCTTCGCTGTCCGACTGG GTGACTACAGACGTTTAGAGTTCGAAGGATCCGAGGTCACTCTTCGTGTGGTGAAAATCGTCCCCCATCCAAAATACAACAGAGCGACAATGGACAACGACATCGCTCTGCTGCGCTTGAAGATGCCCATAACGTTCGGCACGTACATCGTCCCCGCGTGTCTGCCGAGTCAAGACCTGGCCGAGCGCGTGCTCCACCTTAACGGCACCATGACGGTGGTGACTGGCTGGGGCAAAGAAAAAGATGCGCCGTACAGCTCGGATCTCAAACACATCAAGGTGCCACTGATGGAGCAATCCGTGTGCGCGCAATACATGTTCAACAATCTGACGGAGAACGTTCTGTGCGCCGGCAGCATCGGGAGCACTGAGGATGCGTGCAAGGGTGACAGCGGCGGTCCCATGATGACGCTGTACCGCAACACCTGGTTCCTCATCGGCCTTGTATCCTGGGGAGAGGGCTGTGGCCGAACGGACAAACTGGGCATCTATACCAAAGTCTCTAATTATCTGGAATGGATCGATAGTGTGATGAAGGAGCGTTGA